In Monodelphis domestica isolate mMonDom1 chromosome 4, mMonDom1.pri, whole genome shotgun sequence, one DNA window encodes the following:
- the MARS2 gene encoding methionine--tRNA ligase, mitochondrial: protein MFRVVFRGLKRSVLLGLHSRASALGSRGWCNSSGDGEWRPGRPRAESGRVCFTTPIFYVNAAPHIGHLYSALLADALARYCRLRAAAPPVTSPAAPLVRFSTGTDEHGLKIQQAATAAGLTPSELCDRVSAQFRALFQEAGISITDFLRTTEARHRRAVHHFWEVLHARGLLYKGLYEGWYCASEECFLPDGKVTWRPGPNGQSHPVALDSGHPVCWMKEENYIFRLSQFREPLRQWLQDDPQAITPDPFRSTVLKWLEEDLPDLSVSRSNSHLYWGLPVPGDPTQTIYVWVDALVNYLTVIGYPDSEQEAWWPATHHIIGKDILKFHAIYWPALLLGAGMTPPHRIYVHSHWTVHGQKMSKSLGNVVDPLSCLDQFTVDGFRYFLLRQGVPNWDCDYYEKKVVKLLDAELADALGGLLNRCTATSLNPTGIFPVFSTSCFPSMEDIMAAPTKAQPEDYALVKAVSALPLQVENYYENFQIYKALEAVSTCVRQTNGFVQRNAPWKLNRENLADAQWLDTVLHVTLECLRVFGLLLQPVTPALADKLLSRLGISETERGLQNIYFLPRYYGQPCPFEGRRLGPDTGLLFPRLDKSKARVAKIHST from the coding sequence ATGTTTCGGGTAGTGTTTCGGGGGCTTAAGCGCTCGGTCCTGCTGGGGCTGCATAGTCGGGCCTCTGCTCTGGGAAGTCGCGGCTGGTGTAACAGTAGCGGCGATGGCGAATGGCGCCCCGGACGTCCGCGTGCCGAGAGCGGCCGTGTATGCTTCACGACCCCCATCTTCTACGTGAACGCGGCACCGCATATCGGACACTTGTACTCTGCGCTGCTGGCCGATGCTTTGGCCCGCTACTGCCGTCTCCGGGCAGCTGCGCCGCCGGTTACGAGCCCCGCCGCTCCCCTCGTTCGTTTTTCCACGGGCACGGACGAGCACGGACTGAAGATCCAGCAAGCTGCCACTGCAGCGGGCCTGACCCCATCTGAGTTGTGTGACCGGGTGTCCGCCCAGTTCCGGGCGCTCTTCCAGGAGGCCGGCATCTCTATCACCGACTTCCTTCGCACTACGGAGGCTAGGCATCGGCGCGCAGTGCACCACTTCTGGGAGGTCCTGCACGCCCGGGGGCTGCTCTACAAGGGACTTTATGAGGGCTGGTACTGTGCCTCAGAAGAGTGCTTCCTGCCTGACGGCAAAGTCACCTGGCGCCCGGGCCCCAACGGGCAAAGCCACCCGGTGGCCCTGGACAGCGGGCATCCAGTCTGTTGGATGAAAGAGGAAAACTATATCTTCAGACTTTCCCAGTTTAGGGAGCCCCTCAGGCAGTGGCTTCAGGATGACCCCCAGGCCATAACTCCTGATCCTTTCCGCAGCACAGTTCTAAAGTGGCTAGAAGAAGACTTGCCAGACCTCTCGGTATCTCGGAGTAATAGCCATTTGTACTGGGGCCTCCCTGTCCCTGGAGACCCAACACAGACCATCTATGTGTGGGTTGATGCCTTGGTCAATTACCTCACTGTCATAGGTTACCCTGATTCGGAGCAGGAGGCCTGGTGGCCTGCCACCCACCACATCATAGGCAAAGATATCCTTAAGTTTCATGCCATTTACTGGCCAGCTTTGCTCTTGGGGGCTGGGATGACCCCCCCTCATCGCATATATGTACATTCCCATTGGACAGTACATGGCCAGAAGATGTCCAAGAGCCTGGGCAATGTGGTTGATCCTTTGAGTTGCTTGGATCAGTTTACTGTAGATGGATTTCGTTACTTCCTTCTAAGGCAAGGTGTCCCCAATTGGGACTGTGATTACTATGAAAAGAAAGTAGTCAAGTTACTTGATGCTGAGCTGGCAGATGCACTGGGGGGGCTCCTGAATCGATGTACTGCCACTAGCCTAAATCCTACTGGGATCTTCCCAGTATTCAGCACCTCCTGTTTCCCTTCTATGGAGGATATAATGGCAGCTCCCACAAAAGCCCAACCAGAGGACTATGCTTTGGTGAAGGCAGTGTCAGCTTTACCCCTACAAGTGGAGAATTACTATGAAAATTTTCAGATCTACAAGGCTTTGGAGGCAGTATCCACTTGTGTCCGGCAAACCAATGGCTTTGTCCAGCGGAATGCACCTTGGAAGCTTAATAGGGAAAATTTGGCTGATGCTCAGTGGCTAGACACAGTGCTTCATGTGACACTAGAGTGTCTTCGAGTCTTTGGACTATTACTTCAGCCAGTTACCCCAGCACTAGCTGACAAGCTTCTTTCCAGGCTGGGTATCTCAGAAACTGAGAGGGGCCTTCAGAACATATACTTCCTTCCTCGATATTATGGACAGCCTTGTCCCTTTGAAGGGAGAAGACTAGGACCTGACACTGGGCTTTTGTTCCCAAGACTGGACAAATCTAAAGCCCGGGTGGCAAAAATTCACAGTACTTAg